Proteins found in one Nocardia brasiliensis ATCC 700358 genomic segment:
- the mycP gene encoding type VII secretion-associated serine protease mycosin — MRPSAFRRSLLRMASVAAVIGVVSLPTPPAFAISPPVIDPGALGIAQALSGRPAPLEPTEQRDLCAEPALTGAPPNEPPISQRVLELPAAWQFSRGAGQKVAVIDTGVNRHPRLPALQPGGDYVSDTDGTVDCDGHGTLVAGIIAAQPHPGDAFTGVAPDAEILSIRQLSLAYEKKDRGGDRPPGTIRADGYGSVLTLAAAVVRAVDLGATVINISEVACSPAGSDPADSTLGAAVKYAYDRNVVVVVAAGNVESDGPCKTQNEGTGWGAVNTIASPAWFSRYALAVGSVDADGKPSDLSLHGPWVGVAAIGRNIVSLDSKPGGIGLVNGVQTSEGIRPVDGTSFASPYVAGLAALVRSRFPNLDAQGVMDRITRTAQSPGTGRDDAIGAGLIDPLAALTAQLPERPVSAGADVSRAIAAPVIPPGPDPRPRRIAVIGSLVCLSALGIGIAVAIPYRRRRKEIEAEYDP; from the coding sequence ATGAGACCTAGCGCCTTCCGCCGCAGCCTGCTGCGGATGGCCAGTGTCGCCGCAGTGATCGGCGTGGTGAGCCTGCCCACGCCGCCCGCTTTCGCGATCTCACCACCCGTCATCGATCCGGGTGCGCTCGGTATCGCGCAGGCCCTCAGCGGCCGCCCTGCCCCGCTGGAACCCACCGAGCAGCGGGATCTGTGCGCCGAACCCGCGCTCACCGGTGCCCCGCCGAACGAGCCGCCGATCTCGCAACGGGTGCTCGAACTGCCCGCCGCCTGGCAGTTCAGCAGGGGCGCGGGACAGAAGGTCGCGGTGATCGATACCGGGGTGAACCGGCACCCCCGGCTGCCCGCCCTGCAGCCCGGCGGCGACTACGTCTCCGATACCGACGGCACCGTCGACTGCGACGGACACGGCACACTGGTGGCCGGAATCATTGCGGCACAGCCGCATCCGGGTGACGCCTTCACCGGCGTCGCGCCCGACGCCGAGATTCTCTCCATCCGCCAGCTCAGCCTGGCGTACGAGAAGAAGGACCGCGGCGGTGACCGGCCGCCTGGCACCATCCGGGCCGACGGTTACGGCAGCGTGCTCACCCTGGCCGCGGCGGTGGTCCGCGCGGTCGACCTCGGCGCCACCGTCATCAACATCTCCGAAGTGGCTTGCAGCCCAGCCGGTTCCGATCCCGCCGACTCCACGCTCGGCGCCGCGGTGAAATACGCCTACGACCGCAACGTGGTGGTGGTGGTCGCCGCGGGCAACGTCGAGTCCGACGGACCGTGCAAGACCCAGAACGAGGGCACGGGTTGGGGTGCGGTCAACACCATCGCCAGCCCCGCGTGGTTCTCCCGGTACGCGCTCGCGGTGGGTTCGGTGGACGCCGACGGCAAGCCGTCGGATCTGTCGCTGCACGGCCCATGGGTCGGCGTTGCCGCGATCGGACGCAACATCGTGTCGCTGGACAGCAAGCCGGGCGGCATCGGGCTCGTGAACGGGGTGCAGACCAGCGAGGGCATCCGTCCGGTGGACGGCACCAGTTTCGCCTCGCCTTACGTCGCCGGGTTGGCCGCCCTGGTGCGGTCCCGCTTCCCGAATCTGGACGCGCAGGGCGTGATGGATCGGATCACCCGCACCGCGCAGTCGCCGGGCACCGGCCGTGACGACGCGATCGGCGCCGGGCTGATCGATCCGCTCGCCGCGTTGACCGCGCAGCTGCCCGAGCGGCCGGTGAGTGCCGGGGCCGATGTGTCCCGGGCGATCGCCGCCCCGGTCATCCCGCCGGGGCCGGATCCGCGCCCGCGCCGGATCGCGGTGATCGGTTCGCTGGTCTGCCTGAGCGCGCTCGGCATCGGTATCGCGGTGGCGATTCCGTACCGGCGCAGACGCAAGGAGATCGAAGCCGAATACGACCCGTAG
- a CDS encoding type VII secretion protein EccC — MATEGFVRRPRIAPPRAPGGEVALTPPPEVTRALPAPLMMKLMPVVMVVAVIGMIAMMAMMGRNLLANPLSMMFPMMMLMSMVGMMAGFRGGTGKRAVELNEERKDYFRYLDQVRKDVRRTGNKQLETLVWSHPEPADLPSLIGTRRMWERRPNDPDFGHVRVGMGSHRLATKLARPETGPLEDLEPVSTVALRRFVRTHSVVHGLPTAVSLRAFPAINISGSPEDSRMLVRSMLMELVTFHGPDHLAVAIVCADPDGAWGWAKWLPHLQHPTQRDGMGSARMMYTSLGELETALAAELMERGRFMRNPQPTQGRLHLVVIIDDGYVNGNERLISESGLDSVTVLDLTAPEGGLAARRGLQLIASDGDVSARSAAGVEKFATADMVSPAEAEAFSRTLSRYRLATAAQIVSLGEGSTADPGLMALLKIPDAAQIDPARVWRPRTARERLRVPIGITPDGTPVEIDIKESAENGMGPHGLCIGATGSGKSEFLRTLVLSLVTTHSPDALNLVLVDFKGGATFLGLDSLPHVAAVITNLEEELSLVDRMKDALAGEMNRRQELLRSAGNYANVTDYEKARAAGVPLDPLPALFVVVDEFSELLSQKPDFAELFVMIGRLGRSLHVHLLLASQRLEENKLRGLESHLSYRIGLRTFSANESRAVLGITDAYHLPSVPGAGYLKSDASDPLRFNASYVSGPYVAPQGTVTGEDGTPVGGQRLALFTAAPVEMPAPPEEEEASPLDLPPSPTNPMLELPPPPSALGLPGAPGSDEGIPDSLLDVVVKRLTGHGRPAHEVWLPPLDESPTVDMLLPDPDWRSPVNRHGQLWMPIGVIDKPYEQRRDVLTISLAGAQGNVAVVGGPQSGKSTTLRAIIMAAAATHTPQHVQFYCLDFGGGSMAGLVGLPHVGSVAGRLDSDRVRRTIAELTSLMRQREERFAELGIESMAEFRRRKFAAAAHVPEGAASSGNPLADDRFGDVFLVIDGWAVIREEFDVLESQINAIAAQGLSYGIHVIIGASRWAEIRPVVKDQIGTRLELRLGDPTDSEMGRRTAFQVPVGRPGRGLTPEQLHMLIALPRLDSDSDPSTLADGVSRARQELAELHAGRHAPEVRMLPMQFSRDELLATTRAQGIELSPTKVVVGLGESELQPLVLDFQTEPHFMAFADVESGKTTLLRNIVMGVVENSDPEQAKIIMIDYRRTMLGVVEGEHLAGYSTSSQTCGPMIQEVAEFLSKRIPGSDITPQQLRDRSWWEGPEIYIVVDDYDMVATGGINPFAPLIEYMPQARDIGMHFVVTRRMGGVSRALYDPIIGGLKNMSVDTLIMSGSRDEGKIIGEIRPSKLPPGRGTLASRSKGQEMVQIAYLPPV; from the coding sequence ATGGCTACCGAAGGTTTCGTACGACGCCCCAGGATAGCGCCGCCCCGCGCACCCGGCGGGGAGGTGGCGCTCACCCCGCCACCGGAAGTCACCCGCGCGCTGCCCGCGCCGCTGATGATGAAGCTGATGCCCGTCGTCATGGTGGTCGCGGTGATCGGCATGATCGCGATGATGGCGATGATGGGTCGCAACCTGCTGGCCAACCCGCTGTCCATGATGTTCCCGATGATGATGCTGATGTCGATGGTCGGCATGATGGCGGGCTTCCGCGGCGGCACGGGCAAGCGCGCGGTCGAGCTGAACGAGGAACGCAAGGACTACTTCCGGTACCTGGACCAGGTGCGAAAAGATGTGCGGCGCACCGGAAACAAGCAGCTGGAGACACTGGTCTGGAGCCACCCCGAACCCGCCGACCTGCCGTCGCTGATCGGCACCCGGCGGATGTGGGAGCGCAGGCCCAACGATCCCGATTTCGGTCACGTCCGGGTCGGCATGGGCAGCCACCGGCTCGCCACCAAGCTGGCGCGGCCCGAGACCGGCCCGCTGGAGGACCTGGAGCCCGTCTCGACGGTCGCGCTGCGCCGGTTCGTGCGCACCCACTCCGTGGTGCACGGCCTGCCGACCGCGGTGTCGTTGCGCGCTTTCCCGGCGATCAACATCAGCGGCTCGCCCGAGGACTCCCGGATGCTGGTGCGGTCCATGCTGATGGAACTGGTCACCTTCCACGGCCCCGACCACCTCGCGGTCGCCATCGTCTGCGCGGATCCGGACGGGGCCTGGGGCTGGGCGAAATGGCTTCCGCACCTGCAGCATCCGACCCAGCGCGACGGCATGGGCTCGGCCCGCATGATGTACACCTCGCTGGGCGAGCTGGAAACCGCGCTGGCCGCCGAGCTGATGGAGCGCGGTCGGTTCATGCGCAATCCGCAGCCGACCCAGGGGCGTTTACACCTGGTGGTGATCATCGATGACGGATACGTCAACGGCAACGAACGACTGATCAGCGAGTCCGGTCTGGACTCGGTGACCGTGCTCGACCTCACCGCGCCGGAGGGCGGGCTCGCGGCCCGGCGCGGGCTGCAACTGATCGCCTCGGACGGCGACGTGTCCGCGCGCAGCGCGGCGGGCGTCGAGAAGTTCGCCACCGCCGATATGGTGAGTCCAGCAGAGGCCGAAGCCTTTTCCCGCACCCTGTCGCGGTACCGGCTGGCCACCGCGGCACAGATCGTCAGCCTCGGCGAAGGCTCGACCGCCGACCCTGGATTGATGGCCCTGCTGAAGATTCCGGACGCGGCGCAGATCGACCCGGCCCGGGTATGGCGACCGCGCACCGCGCGCGAGCGGCTGCGCGTGCCGATCGGCATCACCCCCGACGGCACGCCAGTGGAGATCGACATCAAGGAGTCGGCCGAGAACGGTATGGGCCCGCACGGCCTGTGCATCGGCGCCACCGGCTCCGGCAAGTCGGAATTCCTGCGCACCCTGGTGCTTTCGCTGGTCACCACGCACTCGCCGGACGCGCTGAACCTGGTGCTCGTCGACTTCAAGGGTGGCGCGACCTTCCTCGGTCTGGATTCGCTGCCGCACGTCGCCGCGGTGATCACCAACCTCGAAGAGGAACTCTCACTCGTCGACCGTATGAAAGACGCCCTCGCCGGTGAAATGAACCGACGCCAGGAGCTGCTGCGGTCGGCGGGCAACTACGCCAACGTCACCGACTACGAAAAGGCGCGCGCCGCAGGCGTTCCGCTCGACCCGCTGCCCGCGCTGTTCGTCGTGGTCGACGAGTTCTCCGAATTGCTCTCGCAGAAGCCGGACTTCGCGGAACTGTTCGTGATGATCGGCCGGCTCGGCCGCTCGCTGCACGTGCACCTGCTGCTGGCCTCGCAGCGGCTGGAGGAGAACAAGCTGCGCGGCCTGGAGTCGCACCTGTCGTACCGGATCGGTCTGCGTACCTTCTCGGCCAACGAATCCCGCGCGGTGCTCGGTATCACCGACGCCTACCACCTACCCAGCGTGCCCGGCGCGGGCTACCTGAAGAGCGACGCCTCGGATCCGTTGCGGTTCAACGCGAGTTACGTGTCCGGCCCGTACGTCGCGCCGCAGGGCACGGTCACCGGTGAGGACGGCACCCCGGTCGGCGGCCAGCGACTCGCGCTGTTCACCGCGGCCCCGGTGGAGATGCCCGCGCCGCCCGAGGAAGAAGAAGCTTCGCCCCTGGATCTGCCACCCTCGCCGACCAATCCGATGCTCGAATTGCCCCCGCCGCCATCGGCACTCGGCCTGCCCGGCGCACCGGGCAGTGACGAGGGCATTCCGGATTCGCTGCTCGACGTCGTCGTGAAGCGGCTGACCGGGCACGGCCGCCCGGCGCACGAGGTGTGGCTGCCGCCGCTGGACGAATCCCCGACCGTCGATATGCTGCTGCCCGATCCGGACTGGCGTTCGCCGGTCAACCGGCACGGCCAGCTGTGGATGCCGATCGGCGTGATCGACAAGCCGTACGAGCAGCGTCGTGACGTGCTGACCATCAGTTTGGCCGGCGCACAGGGCAATGTCGCGGTCGTCGGTGGTCCGCAGTCGGGCAAGTCGACCACGCTGCGCGCGATCATCATGGCCGCCGCCGCGACGCACACCCCGCAGCATGTCCAGTTCTACTGCCTGGACTTCGGTGGCGGCAGCATGGCGGGTCTGGTCGGTCTGCCGCATGTCGGATCGGTGGCGGGTCGGCTCGACAGCGACCGGGTGCGGCGCACCATCGCCGAACTCACTTCGCTCATGCGTCAGCGCGAGGAACGGTTCGCCGAACTCGGGATCGAATCGATGGCCGAGTTCCGGCGGCGCAAGTTCGCCGCGGCCGCGCACGTGCCGGAGGGCGCGGCGTCCTCCGGTAATCCGCTGGCGGACGACCGATTCGGTGACGTCTTCCTGGTGATCGACGGTTGGGCCGTGATCCGCGAAGAGTTCGACGTGCTGGAATCGCAGATCAATGCCATTGCGGCGCAAGGCCTGTCCTACGGCATCCACGTGATCATCGGCGCGTCCCGCTGGGCCGAGATCCGGCCGGTGGTCAAGGACCAGATCGGCACCAGGCTGGAGCTGCGCCTCGGCGACCCGACCGACTCGGAGATGGGGCGGCGCACCGCTTTCCAGGTTCCGGTCGGGCGCCCCGGCCGTGGTCTCACCCCGGAACAGCTGCACATGCTCATCGCCCTGCCGCGCTTGGATTCCGACTCCGATCCGTCCACCCTGGCCGACGGCGTCTCCCGGGCCCGGCAGGAACTCGCGGAACTGCACGCGGGCCGGCACGCACCCGAGGTGCGCATGCTGCCGATGCAGTTCAGCCGGGACGAACTGCTCGCCACCACGCGCGCGCAGGGCATCGAGCTCAGCCCCACCAAGGTGGTCGTCGGACTCGGCGAATCCGAATTGCAGCCGCTGGTCCTGGATTTCCAGACCGAACCGCATTTCATGGCGTTCGCCGACGTCGAATCGGGCAAGACCACGCTGCTGCGCAACATCGTGATGGGTGTGGTGGAGAACTCGGATCCCGAGCAGGCCAAGATCATCATGATCGACTACCGGCGCACCATGCTCGGCGTGGTCGAGGGCGAGCACCTCGCCGGCTACTCCACCTCGTCGCAGACCTGCGGTCCGATGATCCAGGAGGTCGCGGAGTTCCTGTCCAAGCGCATCCCGGGCTCCGACATCACCCCCCAGCAGCTGCGTGATCGCAGCTGGTGGGAGGGCCCGGAGATCTACATCGTGGTCGACGACTACGACATGGTGGCGACCGGCGGTATCAATCCCTTTGCGCCGCTGATCGAATACATGCCGCAGGCCCGCGATATCGGCATGCACTTCGTCGTCACCCGGCGCATGGGTGGTGTGTCCCGCGCGCTGTACGACCCGATCATCGGCGGTCTGAAGAACATGTCGGTGGACACGCTGATCATGAGCGGCTCCCGGGACGAGGGCAAGATCATCGGTGAGATCCGCCCGAGCAAACTGCCGCCGGGCCGCGGCACGCTGGCCTCGCGCAGCAAGGGGCAGGAGATGGTGCAGATCGCGTATCTGCCACCGGTGTAA
- a CDS encoding GNAT family N-acetyltransferase produces the protein MSTVLRRATIGDLGLICRLRVQRTAWLTAQGSDQWTVAGRGLPIEIFARAVGRSLDAGETWIAEVGGEPAATITINHRADPGLWSPWELADAVVVHFMIVDLRFAGQRLGHRLLAHAGAIARQQEREWVRLDAWTTNTELHDYYRRAGFRLARIAGPIATGPSRALFERRTDSWDFDPAQPEISWARG, from the coding sequence ATGAGTACCGTTCTACGCCGCGCGACCATCGGGGACCTGGGCCTGATCTGCCGACTACGCGTGCAACGCACCGCGTGGTTGACCGCGCAGGGTTCCGACCAGTGGACGGTGGCCGGGCGCGGCCTGCCGATCGAAATATTCGCGCGGGCGGTGGGGCGTTCGCTCGACGCGGGCGAGACCTGGATCGCCGAGGTCGGGGGTGAGCCCGCGGCGACCATCACCATCAACCATCGCGCCGACCCGGGGTTGTGGTCGCCGTGGGAACTAGCCGACGCGGTCGTGGTCCACTTCATGATCGTGGACCTGCGATTCGCGGGCCAGCGCCTCGGCCACCGACTGCTGGCGCACGCGGGAGCCATTGCGCGCCAACAGGAACGCGAATGGGTCCGGCTCGACGCCTGGACCACCAACACCGAACTGCACGACTACTACCGCCGTGCGGGCTTCCGCCTGGCCCGCATCGCCGGACCGATCGCCACCGGACCGTCCCGGGCGCTGTTCGAACGCCGTACGGACAGCTGGGATTTCGACCCGGCACAACCCGAGATCTCCTGGGCGCGCGGCTGA
- a CDS encoding GntR family transcriptional regulator codes for MADGPTYHRIADLLREEIRAGKWKPGDRLPSHTELAEHMQVSLTTARNAIQVLVTENLVYTATSRGTIVRNQEVLESVVTDHIRQDRPRAGHDIFEEIARAANRVPSKEFSAKMEPAGPEVALWLGVPEDSWVLARTVVQYLDNEPWSWEVSFYPRDLAEATGIDSPHDIPEGTTRRLADRGQAETAHRDTLTARPASAEEANVLGVATGTILLDHLRIGANHERVTRATRHRSIAASNRLAYQLGDAEGMAVIGRTLGVPFGPGIALP; via the coding sequence ATGGCGGACGGTCCGACGTATCACCGGATCGCAGACCTCCTCCGCGAGGAGATCCGCGCAGGCAAGTGGAAACCGGGTGATCGGTTGCCCAGCCACACGGAGCTGGCCGAACACATGCAGGTCTCACTCACGACCGCTCGCAACGCGATTCAGGTGCTTGTCACCGAAAATCTGGTCTATACAGCGACTTCCCGCGGCACCATCGTGCGAAACCAGGAAGTTCTGGAATCAGTTGTCACCGACCATATTCGACAGGATCGCCCGCGCGCGGGACACGATATCTTCGAGGAGATCGCGCGGGCCGCGAACCGCGTGCCGTCCAAGGAGTTCAGCGCGAAGATGGAACCCGCGGGCCCCGAGGTCGCGTTGTGGCTCGGCGTGCCGGAGGATTCCTGGGTGCTGGCCAGGACGGTCGTTCAGTACCTCGACAACGAACCGTGGTCCTGGGAGGTCAGCTTCTATCCGCGAGATCTGGCCGAGGCCACGGGAATCGACTCGCCGCACGACATCCCGGAGGGCACCACCCGCAGGCTCGCCGACCGCGGTCAGGCCGAGACGGCCCACCGCGACACCTTGACGGCGCGGCCGGCGAGCGCGGAGGAGGCGAATGTGCTCGGCGTGGCGACCGGCACGATCCTGCTGGACCACTTGCGGATCGGCGCCAATCACGAGCGGGTCACCCGGGCCACCCGGCACCGTTCCATCGCGGCGAGCAACCGGCTGGCCTATCAGCTCGGCGACGCCGAGGGCATGGCAGTCATCGGGCGCACCCTCGGCGTGCCGTTCGGGCCGGGTATCGCGTTGCCATGA
- a CDS encoding DUF4254 domain-containing protein: MALPGTLRCADSVVQSPASGLLPTSDLLVRACRGHRVVGGPLLWFARDLAVLHERRLVGRGGSVDTDPVVVLEIERRRVELVMAIDDWVARSVPQHRLGATLHTETVGAVIDRLAESSVRAHHALMTLDAHDERLHGAWHHLAELADAYDDLVRDISAGRRRLPEW; encoded by the coding sequence ATGGCTCTTCCCGGCACACTGCGGTGCGCCGATTCGGTGGTGCAGTCCCCGGCTTCCGGGCTGCTTCCCACCTCTGATCTACTCGTTCGGGCGTGTCGCGGCCATCGCGTCGTCGGCGGCCCGCTGCTCTGGTTCGCCCGCGATCTCGCGGTGCTGCACGAGCGGCGGCTGGTCGGCCGGGGTGGTTCGGTGGACACCGATCCGGTGGTGGTTCTCGAAATCGAGCGCCGCAGAGTCGAATTGGTGATGGCGATCGACGATTGGGTCGCGCGCAGCGTGCCCCAGCATCGACTCGGCGCCACCCTGCACACCGAAACCGTCGGCGCGGTCATCGACCGGCTCGCCGAATCCTCGGTGCGGGCCCACCACGCGCTGATGACTCTGGACGCGCACGACGAAAGACTGCACGGCGCTTGGCATCACCTCGCCGAGCTCGCCGACGCCTACGACGATCTGGTGCGCGACATCAGCGCAGGCAGGCGCCGACTCCCCGAGTGGTAG
- a CDS encoding AAA family ATPase, producing MSRNNDGLPMLPPWLSESDVTQVGYEAPVQNLPADDLIEEAPSRGRGRFKRAPEGDRPDAAPGKRRKGWRRDKHEEQPAAQQLPNEVAPRRPDAPHPDAPREDPWRQQGLDAYTPPREEAAPPAPPQRTEAPPQGLPTRNPGPPPAGFQPLGRRSGTDAPQSSELPARPQSGRPDLPPPPSLPDAPQSSTRAPERPPLPDAPPQAPAEWTAVPDAAQQASTRAPQAPGEWTAIPDAAQRGPARAPQAPAEWTADPDAAQQAPTRPPQAPAQWTASPDAAPRTPQAPAERPPLPDAPTRTPQGSTERPAIPDAPPQAATQAPAERRAIPDAPQRAPQSSTERPPLPDAPPQPAAERPDSPIPAPQGSTERPLLPDAPPQASAERSTIPDSPTRTQQGSTERPPLPDAPPQASTRGPQSAADRPSPESPARPPLPEAPTPAATGGAPGPFDRHAPTEPDGPPPWLAGPRSEQGTAEQSQRPPLPEPPAPQGAPAPAPVEQVPPARFEAPLGTDGPPPWLASTVADEQAAAAKQASRRPELPPSPGEFAEGADQEAADPARTGPIDTGSVAERRPGQATSPDRSGPLDQSRTPGPVPAESGPLGVPMPHHTAPQAPAAEVPGPNGLPGPNWVTGPPPGVTERPESAPPQRDSGRQTPSWVPSSGAETARPSTSGRHRLPAEAMSTDEVDQAGAAQQQSAPPQTGPHQPGPSGYAAPATGGQAPSSDELGAPAPNEPWRNAAAPTWADETVGRPAHLAGGQAPGPQQGPPQNQQSGPPPVEGPPGGYTGPPMGGPPPGGIAPAPPPAMPGQWGRQPGPVVPGGPYQPGPPPSLDDVPMRRAKKSPGSGWRKAVHHVSGGAINPGLSAEEMRLQELVARIRQPVRGDYRIATLSLKGGVGKTTTTMGIGSIFASIRGDRVIAVDANPDFGTLSQRVPLQTRSTVRDLLLDPSIQRYSDVRRHTSQATSRLEVLASERDPAASEAFSEEEYRAVARILQRFYNIILTDCGTGLMHSAMSGVLDLAHSLVLISSPAIDGARSAAATLDWLSLHGHDHLVRNAVVVINSPRAGSPNVGVQQLREYFLSRCRAVHIIPFDPHMSEGAEIDLHRLHKHTKRAYVELAATIADDFATDHRRYHS from the coding sequence GTGAGTAGGAATAATGACGGCTTGCCCATGCTGCCGCCGTGGCTGTCCGAGAGTGATGTCACCCAGGTCGGTTATGAGGCCCCGGTACAGAATCTGCCTGCCGACGATCTGATCGAGGAGGCGCCGAGCCGCGGCCGTGGCCGCTTCAAGCGCGCGCCCGAGGGCGATCGCCCCGATGCCGCGCCCGGTAAGCGCCGTAAGGGCTGGCGCCGCGACAAGCACGAAGAGCAGCCTGCCGCGCAGCAGCTACCGAATGAGGTCGCTCCGCGCCGGCCGGACGCACCGCACCCCGATGCCCCGCGTGAAGACCCGTGGCGGCAGCAGGGTTTGGACGCTTATACCCCGCCGCGGGAGGAAGCGGCCCCGCCCGCGCCGCCGCAGCGCACCGAGGCGCCCCCGCAGGGTCTGCCCACCCGTAACCCTGGCCCGCCGCCCGCGGGTTTCCAGCCGCTCGGCCGACGCTCGGGTACCGATGCGCCGCAGTCCAGCGAGTTGCCCGCGCGTCCACAGTCCGGCCGCCCCGATCTGCCGCCGCCCCCGTCCCTACCGGACGCCCCGCAGTCGTCGACGCGAGCACCCGAACGTCCCCCGCTCCCGGATGCGCCACCGCAGGCCCCCGCCGAATGGACCGCGGTCCCCGACGCCGCACAGCAGGCGTCAACTCGCGCGCCACAGGCTCCGGGCGAATGGACCGCGATCCCCGACGCCGCGCAACGGGGTCCGGCTCGCGCACCGCAAGCACCGGCCGAATGGACCGCAGACCCGGACGCCGCCCAGCAGGCTCCGACGCGCCCGCCGCAGGCTCCGGCCCAATGGACCGCGAGTCCCGACGCCGCGCCGCGAACCCCGCAGGCCCCCGCAGAGCGACCACCACTTCCGGACGCCCCGACGCGCACTCCGCAAGGCTCGACAGAGCGACCGGCGATCCCCGACGCACCGCCGCAAGCTGCCACACAGGCTCCGGCAGAACGACGGGCGATCCCGGACGCACCGCAGCGCGCCCCCCAAAGCTCGACCGAGCGGCCCCCGCTCCCGGACGCACCGCCGCAGCCTGCGGCCGAGCGACCGGACTCGCCGATTCCCGCACCGCAAGGTTCGACCGAGCGACCCCTCCTCCCCGACGCACCGCCGCAGGCTTCGGCCGAGCGGTCCACGATTCCGGACTCGCCGACGCGCACCCAGCAAGGCTCGACCGAGCGACCCCCGCTCCCCGACGCACCGCCGCAGGCTTCGACACGTGGCCCGCAATCCGCCGCGGATCGACCCTCGCCCGAAAGCCCTGCGCGGCCGCCTCTTCCGGAGGCGCCTACGCCCGCCGCGACCGGTGGCGCGCCGGGACCGTTCGACCGGCACGCGCCGACCGAGCCCGACGGGCCGCCGCCGTGGCTGGCCGGCCCACGGTCCGAGCAAGGAACCGCGGAGCAGTCACAGCGCCCGCCGCTCCCTGAACCCCCTGCGCCGCAAGGTGCTCCGGCCCCCGCGCCGGTCGAGCAGGTCCCGCCCGCTCGCTTCGAAGCACCGCTGGGAACCGACGGCCCGCCGCCCTGGCTGGCCTCGACGGTCGCCGACGAGCAGGCCGCGGCCGCGAAACAGGCGAGCAGGCGACCCGAACTTCCGCCGTCCCCTGGTGAATTCGCCGAAGGCGCCGATCAGGAAGCCGCGGACCCGGCACGCACCGGACCGATCGACACCGGGTCCGTGGCCGAGCGCCGACCGGGCCAGGCCACCTCACCGGATCGCTCCGGTCCCCTGGACCAGAGCCGGACGCCTGGTCCGGTGCCCGCGGAGAGCGGCCCGCTCGGTGTGCCCATGCCGCATCACACCGCACCGCAGGCACCGGCCGCCGAAGTGCCGGGCCCGAACGGCCTGCCCGGACCGAACTGGGTGACCGGGCCGCCGCCCGGTGTCACCGAGCGTCCGGAATCCGCTCCACCGCAACGCGATAGCGGACGCCAAACACCCAGCTGGGTGCCGTCGTCCGGTGCCGAGACCGCTCGGCCGAGCACCAGCGGGCGGCACCGTCTGCCCGCTGAAGCGATGTCGACCGACGAGGTCGACCAGGCGGGTGCCGCACAGCAGCAATCGGCCCCGCCCCAAACCGGCCCGCACCAGCCCGGTCCGTCCGGCTACGCCGCCCCCGCGACCGGCGGCCAGGCACCGAGCAGCGACGAACTGGGCGCACCGGCGCCGAACGAGCCGTGGCGCAATGCCGCGGCGCCGACCTGGGCGGACGAAACCGTCGGACGCCCCGCGCATTTGGCGGGTGGCCAGGCGCCGGGACCGCAGCAAGGCCCACCGCAAAACCAGCAGTCCGGGCCCCCTCCGGTCGAGGGACCGCCGGGCGGCTACACCGGTCCGCCCATGGGCGGACCGCCTCCGGGCGGTATCGCGCCCGCCCCGCCACCGGCCATGCCCGGACAGTGGGGGCGGCAGCCCGGCCCGGTCGTGCCGGGTGGGCCGTATCAGCCGGGCCCGCCGCCCTCGCTCGACGACGTGCCGATGCGGCGCGCCAAGAAGTCGCCGGGTAGCGGCTGGCGCAAGGCCGTGCATCACGTGTCCGGCGGTGCGATCAATCCGGGGCTGTCCGCCGAGGAAATGCGGTTGCAGGAGCTTGTCGCACGGATCCGGCAGCCGGTCCGCGGCGACTACCGGATCGCGACGCTGTCGCTGAAGGGCGGCGTCGGAAAGACCACCACGACAATGGGTATCGGCTCGATCTTCGCCTCGATTCGCGGCGATCGGGTGATCGCGGTGGACGCCAACCCCGACTTCGGCACGCTGTCGCAGCGGGTGCCGCTGCAGACCAGGTCCACCGTGCGTGACCTGCTGCTCGACCCGTCCATCCAGCGCTACTCGGATGTGCGCAGGCACACTTCACAGGCCACCAGCCGGTTGGAAGTGCTTGCCAGTGAACGCGATCCGGCGGCGTCGGAGGCGTTCAGCGAGGAAGAGTACCGGGCGGTCGCACGGATCCTGCAGCGCTTCTACAACATCATCCTGACCGACTGCGGCACCGGGCTCATGCACTCGGCGATGTCGGGCGTGCTCGATCTCGCCCACTCGCTGGTGCTGATCTCCTCCCCCGCCATCGACGGGGCCCGCAGCGCCGCAGCGACTTTGGACTGGCTGTCGCTGCACGGGCACGACCATCTCGTGCGCAACGCGGTGGTGGTGATCAACTCACCTCGCGCGGGCTCGCCGAATGTCGGTGTGCAGCAGCTGCGCGAGTACTTCCTGTCCCGCTGCCGTGCGGTGCACATCATCCCGTTCGACCCGCACATGTCCGAGGGCGCCGAGATCGACCTGCACCGCCTGCACAAGCACACCAAACGCGCCTACGTCGAACTCGCCGCCACCATCGCCGACGACTTCGCCACCGACCACCGTCGTTACCACTCCTGA
- the infA gene encoding translation initiation factor IF-1: MAKKDGAIEVEGRVVEPLPNAMFRIELENGHKVLAHISGKMRQHYIRILPEDRVVVELSPYDLSRGRIVYRYK, encoded by the coding sequence ATGGCGAAGAAAGACGGGGCCATCGAGGTCGAGGGTCGAGTTGTCGAGCCGCTGCCCAATGCGATGTTCCGGATCGAGCTCGAGAACGGGCACAAGGTTCTCGCGCACATCAGCGGGAAGATGCGGCAGCACTACATTCGTATCCTCCCCGAGGACCGCGTGGTCGTCGAGCTTTCTCCCTACGACCTGTCACGCGGCCGGATCGTATACCGCTATAAGTGA